From Enterobacter pseudoroggenkampii, a single genomic window includes:
- the aldB gene encoding aldehyde dehydrogenase AldB has product MTNNPPSSRIQPGEYGFPLKLKPRYDNFIGGDWVAPVDGEYYSNLTPVTGQPLCEIASSGKRDIDLALDAAHKAKEKWAHTSVQDRAAILFKIADRMEQNLELLATAETWDNGKPIRETMAADVPLAIDHFRYFASCIRAQEGGISEVDSDTVAYHFHEPLGVVGQIIPWNFPLLMASWKMAPALAAGNCIVLKPARLTPLSVLLLMEIVGDLLPPGVINVVNGAGGEIGEYLATSKRIAKVAFTGSTEVGQQIMQYATQNIIPVTLELGGKSPNIFFADVMEEEDAFFDKALEGFALFAFNQGEVCTCPSRALVQESIYERFMERAIRRVESIRSGNPLDNVTQMGAQVSQGQLETILNYIDIGKKEGADILTGGRRKVLGGDLQEGYYLEPTILFGQNNMRVFQEEIFGPVLAVTTFKTMEEALEIANDTPYGLGAGVWSRNGNLAYKMGRGIQAGRVWTNCYHAYPAHAAFGGYKQSGIGRETHKMMLEHYQQTKCLLVSYSDKPLGLF; this is encoded by the coding sequence ATGACAAACAATCCTCCCTCATCGCGTATCCAGCCCGGCGAGTATGGTTTTCCCCTCAAGCTGAAGCCCCGTTATGACAACTTTATTGGGGGAGACTGGGTCGCTCCCGTCGACGGCGAATACTATTCCAACCTGACCCCGGTTACCGGCCAGCCGCTGTGTGAGATTGCCAGCTCCGGCAAGCGCGATATCGACCTGGCGCTGGATGCGGCGCACAAAGCGAAAGAGAAATGGGCTCATACCTCCGTTCAGGACCGCGCAGCTATTTTGTTCAAAATCGCCGACCGGATGGAGCAGAATCTGGAGCTGCTGGCGACGGCGGAAACCTGGGATAACGGCAAGCCTATCCGGGAAACGATGGCGGCTGACGTGCCGCTGGCCATCGACCACTTCCGCTATTTTGCCTCCTGTATTCGCGCTCAGGAGGGTGGAATAAGCGAGGTAGACAGCGACACCGTGGCGTATCACTTCCACGAGCCGCTGGGCGTCGTCGGGCAAATTATTCCGTGGAACTTCCCGCTACTGATGGCGAGCTGGAAAATGGCGCCCGCACTGGCGGCCGGGAACTGTATTGTGCTGAAACCGGCGCGTCTGACGCCGCTCTCGGTGCTGCTGCTGATGGAAATCGTTGGCGATCTTCTGCCGCCGGGTGTGATTAACGTGGTCAACGGTGCTGGCGGTGAGATAGGGGAATATCTGGCGACCTCGAAACGGATCGCTAAAGTGGCGTTTACCGGGTCGACGGAAGTGGGCCAGCAGATCATGCAGTACGCCACGCAGAACATCATTCCGGTGACCCTGGAGCTGGGCGGGAAATCCCCGAACATCTTCTTCGCGGACGTGATGGAGGAAGAGGATGCCTTCTTCGATAAAGCCCTGGAAGGGTTTGCGCTGTTTGCGTTTAACCAGGGTGAAGTCTGCACCTGCCCAAGCCGCGCGCTGGTGCAGGAGTCCATCTATGAGCGCTTTATGGAGCGGGCCATTCGCCGCGTGGAATCTATCCGCAGCGGTAATCCGCTCGATAACGTCACGCAGATGGGCGCGCAGGTCTCGCAAGGACAGCTGGAGACTATCCTCAACTACATCGACATCGGCAAGAAAGAAGGGGCGGATATTCTGACCGGCGGACGCCGTAAAGTGCTGGGAGGAGATCTGCAGGAAGGGTATTACCTTGAGCCAACGATCTTGTTCGGTCAGAACAACATGCGCGTCTTCCAGGAGGAAATTTTCGGACCGGTGCTGGCCGTGACCACCTTTAAAACGATGGAGGAGGCGCTGGAGATTGCCAACGACACGCCATATGGCCTGGGGGCAGGCGTCTGGAGCCGCAACGGTAATCTGGCCTATAAAATGGGCCGCGGCATTCAGGCCGGGCGCGTCTGGACCAACTGCTACCACGCCTATCCGGCGCACGCGGCCTTTGGCGGTTATAAGCAGTCGGGCATCGGGCGTGAAACCCACAAGATGATGCTGGAGCATTACCAGCAGACGAAATGTTTGCTGGTCAGCTACTCCGATAAACCGCTGGGGCTGTTCTAA
- a CDS encoding LysR family transcriptional regulator has translation MMNKLQLKPRELKIISVIAATHSIGDAAALLGMAQANVSKYLSDFETRVGLKVFERTTRQLALTQFGEALLPYVNATLDKNSQLVNFIADYKHEKRGKVTIYAPTGIVTYLARHVIHQIEDIGDIRISLKTYNLDRNEFSEGVSFPDDCDILITYAQPKDESLVASVLTKYSVTAFATVDYLNKHPLTGPEDLINHSCILIDSMLVDDANIWRFRVHGSDNVHDYRVTGNYICDNTQTALELARNNLGIVFAPKESLKKELTQGMLVPCFPHQEEWWLDLTAIFRKREYQPWRVQYVLDGVLNCLRQQIAQAAHGRPELGD, from the coding sequence ATGATGAATAAATTACAGCTAAAGCCACGCGAATTAAAAATTATATCCGTCATCGCAGCCACCCACAGCATTGGTGATGCCGCGGCCCTGCTGGGCATGGCGCAGGCCAACGTCAGTAAATATCTGTCTGATTTTGAAACGCGGGTTGGACTGAAGGTGTTTGAGCGCACCACGCGCCAGCTGGCCCTGACCCAGTTTGGTGAAGCGTTACTCCCTTACGTTAATGCCACGCTGGATAAGAACAGTCAACTCGTTAATTTCATTGCTGATTATAAGCATGAAAAGCGCGGAAAGGTCACAATCTATGCCCCCACAGGTATCGTGACCTATCTCGCGCGCCACGTGATCCATCAGATAGAAGACATCGGTGACATTCGCATCTCCCTGAAAACCTACAATCTGGACCGCAATGAATTTTCAGAAGGCGTTTCCTTTCCTGATGACTGCGACATTTTAATTACCTATGCGCAACCGAAAGACGAAAGCCTGGTCGCCAGCGTGTTGACAAAATATTCCGTTACGGCATTCGCAACCGTTGATTATTTAAATAAACATCCCTTAACGGGACCTGAAGATTTAATTAACCACTCCTGCATTCTTATTGATTCCATGCTGGTCGATGATGCGAACATCTGGCGTTTCCGCGTGCATGGCAGTGATAACGTGCACGACTACCGGGTGACCGGTAATTATATTTGCGACAATACGCAGACGGCCCTGGAGCTGGCAAGAAATAATCTTGGGATTGTTTTTGCACCCAAAGAGAGTCTGAAGAAAGAATTAACGCAGGGGATGCTGGTCCCCTGCTTCCCGCATCAGGAGGAGTGGTGGCTCGATCTGACGGCCATCTTCCGCAAACGTGAATACCAGCCCTGGCGTGTGCAATACGTCCTGGACGGCGTTCTGAACTGCCTGCGCCAGCAAATTGCTCAGGCCGCCCATGGACGGCCTGAGCTGGGCGATTAG
- the selB gene encoding selenocysteine-specific translation elongation factor, producing MIIATAGHVDHGKTTLLQAITGINADRLPEEKKRGMTIDLGYAYWLQPDGRVLGFIDVPGHEKFLSNMLAGVGGIDHALLVVACDDGVMAQTREHLAILQLTGNPQLTVALTKADRVDDARVSEVRETVQTTLREYGFADAPLFVTVATEGRGIDELRHHLQQLSSRNHASHHRFRLAIDRAFTVKGAGLVVTGTALSGEVSVGDSLWLTGVNKPMRVRGLHAQNQPAERAHAGQRIALNIAGDAEKEQLNRGDWLLADAPPEPSERVIVSLQTHMPLTQWQPLHIHHAASHITGRVSLLENDLAELVFDSPLWLADNDRLVLRDISARETLAGARVVALNPPRRGKRKSEYLQWLAALAQASDDNAALRVHLDRGAVSLRDFAWARQLSEEGLIQLTRQPGFIQAGNSLLNAPVAAHWQRKILNTLATYHEQHQDEPGPGRERLRRMALPMEDDALVLLLIENMRESGVIKSHHGWLHLPDHKAGFTAEQEAIWQKVATLFGDEPWWVRDLARETNTDEQVMRQVLRHAAQQGLIVAIVKDRYYRNDRIVAFANLIRELDQARGSTCAADFRDRLNVGRKLAIQILEYFNRIGFTRRRGNDHLLRDSLLFPETP from the coding sequence ATGATTATTGCCACCGCCGGTCATGTCGACCACGGAAAAACCACGTTGCTGCAGGCGATTACTGGCATTAACGCCGACCGCCTGCCGGAAGAGAAAAAGCGCGGCATGACCATCGATCTGGGTTATGCCTACTGGCTCCAGCCTGATGGCCGCGTGCTGGGCTTTATAGATGTTCCGGGGCATGAAAAGTTTCTGTCCAACATGCTGGCGGGAGTGGGGGGCATCGATCATGCCCTGCTGGTGGTGGCCTGCGATGATGGCGTCATGGCGCAAACCCGTGAGCACCTGGCGATCCTGCAACTGACCGGCAACCCGCAGCTGACCGTGGCGCTGACCAAAGCCGATCGCGTGGATGACGCACGCGTCAGCGAGGTACGCGAAACGGTACAGACGACCTTGCGGGAATATGGTTTTGCCGATGCTCCACTTTTTGTCACCGTGGCGACAGAAGGGCGGGGTATCGATGAACTTCGCCACCACTTACAGCAGCTTTCGTCGCGCAATCACGCCAGCCATCACCGCTTCCGTCTGGCAATTGACCGGGCGTTTACCGTCAAAGGCGCGGGTCTGGTGGTTACCGGTACGGCGCTGAGTGGTGAAGTCAGCGTGGGAGATTCGCTCTGGCTGACGGGCGTGAACAAACCGATGCGCGTGCGCGGGCTGCACGCGCAAAACCAGCCCGCTGAACGTGCCCATGCCGGACAGCGTATCGCACTGAACATTGCCGGGGATGCAGAAAAAGAGCAGCTTAACCGCGGCGACTGGCTGCTGGCCGATGCCCCACCGGAACCGTCTGAACGCGTCATTGTTTCCCTGCAGACACACATGCCGCTGACCCAGTGGCAGCCGCTGCATATTCACCACGCGGCCAGCCATATCACCGGGCGCGTGTCGCTGCTGGAAAACGACCTTGCCGAACTGGTATTCGATTCCCCGCTCTGGCTGGCAGACAACGATCGTCTGGTACTGCGTGATATTTCCGCGCGGGAAACGCTGGCCGGGGCGCGGGTCGTCGCGCTGAATCCACCTCGACGCGGCAAGCGTAAATCTGAATATCTGCAGTGGCTGGCCGCGCTGGCGCAGGCCAGCGATGATAACGCCGCGCTGCGGGTGCATCTCGATCGCGGAGCGGTAAGTCTGCGTGATTTTGCATGGGCACGCCAGCTGAGCGAGGAAGGCCTAATCCAGCTGACCCGGCAGCCGGGCTTTATTCAGGCTGGAAACAGTCTGCTTAATGCCCCGGTTGCGGCACACTGGCAGCGTAAGATACTGAATACGCTGGCGACGTACCATGAACAGCATCAGGACGAGCCAGGCCCGGGCCGTGAGCGTCTGCGACGCATGGCGTTGCCGATGGAAGACGACGCGCTGGTGCTGCTGCTGATTGAAAACATGCGCGAAAGCGGGGTGATTAAAAGCCACCACGGCTGGCTGCATCTGCCGGATCACAAGGCCGGGTTCACCGCAGAGCAAGAGGCGATATGGCAAAAAGTCGCCACGCTGTTTGGTGATGAGCCGTGGTGGGTTCGCGATCTGGCTCGCGAAACCAACACCGATGAACAGGTGATGCGTCAGGTATTGCGCCATGCGGCGCAGCAGGGACTGATAGTCGCGATCGTAAAAGATCGTTATTACCGTAACGATCGTATTGTGGCGTTTGCCAACCTGATCCGCGAGCTGGATCAGGCGCGGGGCTCCACCTGCGCAGCCGATTTCCGCGACCGGCTGAACGTGGGCCGTAAGCTGGCGATTCAGATCCTCGAGTATTTCAACCGCATCGGCTTTACCCGCCGTCGCGGTAACGATCATTTATTGCGAGATTCGTTGTTATTTCCTGAAACTCCGTGA
- a CDS encoding glutathione S-transferase, which translates to MKLIGSYTSPFVRKISILLLEKGIEFEFINEQPYNAENGVAQYNPLGKVPALVTDEGEYWFDSPIIAEYIELLGVAPAMLPADPKAALAVKQIEALADGIMDAALTSVREQARPAAQQSETELLRQREKISRSLDRCEQLIREGKIHPDSLNLGTIAIACAIGYLNFRRVSPGWCVDRPLLVKLADTLFSRESFARTEPPKA; encoded by the coding sequence ATGAAACTCATCGGTAGCTACACCAGTCCCTTCGTGCGAAAGATCTCGATTCTCCTGCTGGAGAAGGGGATTGAATTTGAATTCATTAATGAACAGCCCTACAACGCGGAAAACGGCGTTGCGCAGTACAACCCGCTGGGGAAAGTCCCGGCGCTGGTGACGGACGAGGGCGAATACTGGTTCGATTCCCCGATAATTGCCGAGTATATCGAGCTGCTGGGCGTTGCCCCGGCAATGCTGCCGGCAGACCCAAAAGCGGCGCTGGCAGTGAAGCAAATCGAAGCCCTGGCCGATGGCATTATGGATGCGGCGTTAACCTCCGTACGTGAACAGGCCAGACCCGCCGCCCAGCAGTCGGAAACGGAACTGTTACGCCAGCGGGAAAAAATCAGCCGCAGCCTGGACAGGTGCGAGCAGCTTATCCGGGAGGGTAAGATTCACCCCGACAGCCTGAACCTGGGGACCATCGCCATCGCCTGCGCCATCGGCTATCTCAACTTCCGCCGCGTCTCCCCGGGCTGGTGCGTCGACCGTCCGCTGCTGGTGAAGCTTGCAGACACGCTGTTTAGCCGCGAGAGCTTTGCCCGTACAGAACCGCCAAAGGCTTGA
- the selA gene encoding L-seryl-tRNA(Sec) selenium transferase, translating to MTTHHSLYSQIPAIDRLLREPRIHAVVERFGHTATVEMLRLLQDEARCAIQSENALPDWCAAWEQEVERRLDEKAQSALRPVINLTGTVLHTNLGRAQQAEEAVEAVVQAMRAPVTLEYDLDGAGRGHRDRALAELLCQLTGAEDACIVNNNAAAVLLMLAATASGKEVVVSRGELVEIGGAFRIPDVMRQAGCTLHEVGTTNRTHAKDYRAAVNENTALLMKVHTSNYHIEGFTKTVEEAELAEIGRELDIPVIADLGSGSLVDLSLYGLPKEPMPQEMIAAGVSLVSFSGDKLLGGPQAGIIVGKRELIAQLQQHPLKRALRADKMTLAALEATLRLYLHPEKLADRLPTLRLLSRDAASIRAQAELLLPRIAPHYPDFDVRIEPCQSQIGSGSLPVDRLPSEALTFTPRDGRGSHLDALSSRWRGLPAPVIGRIYDGRMWLDLRCLEDEERFLEMLLK from the coding sequence ATGACTACTCATCATTCGCTGTACAGCCAGATCCCCGCTATCGACCGTCTTCTTCGCGAGCCCCGCATTCATGCTGTTGTTGAGCGCTTCGGTCATACCGCGACGGTGGAGATGTTACGCCTGCTCCAGGACGAAGCCCGATGCGCTATTCAGTCAGAAAACGCCTTGCCCGACTGGTGCGCGGCGTGGGAGCAGGAAGTTGAACGCCGGCTGGATGAGAAAGCGCAAAGCGCGTTACGCCCGGTGATTAACCTGACCGGTACCGTACTGCATACCAACCTGGGCCGCGCGCAGCAGGCAGAAGAGGCTGTCGAGGCGGTTGTGCAGGCCATGCGAGCGCCCGTGACGCTGGAGTACGATCTGGACGGCGCCGGACGCGGGCACCGCGACCGGGCGCTGGCGGAGCTGCTGTGCCAGCTGACCGGCGCGGAAGATGCCTGCATTGTGAATAACAACGCCGCCGCGGTGCTGCTGATGCTGGCGGCCACCGCCAGCGGCAAAGAGGTGGTGGTTTCCCGCGGCGAGCTGGTGGAGATTGGCGGAGCGTTTCGTATCCCGGACGTGATGCGCCAGGCAGGCTGCACGCTACATGAAGTGGGCACCACCAATCGCACCCATGCGAAAGATTATCGCGCGGCGGTGAATGAAAATACCGCCCTGCTGATGAAGGTCCACACCAGTAATTACCATATTGAAGGCTTCACCAAAACGGTTGAAGAGGCGGAGCTGGCGGAAATAGGGCGTGAGCTGGATATCCCGGTAATTGCCGATCTTGGCAGCGGCTCGCTGGTGGATCTGAGTCTTTACGGGCTGCCGAAAGAGCCGATGCCGCAGGAGATGATTGCGGCGGGCGTTAGCCTGGTCAGCTTTTCTGGTGACAAGCTGCTTGGCGGGCCGCAGGCCGGGATTATCGTCGGCAAGCGCGAGCTGATTGCGCAGCTGCAGCAGCATCCGCTCAAGCGCGCCCTGCGCGCCGATAAAATGACGCTTGCCGCGCTGGAGGCGACGCTGCGGCTCTATCTCCATCCGGAAAAACTGGCCGACCGCCTGCCCACGCTGCGCCTGTTAAGCCGCGATGCCGCCTCGATTCGCGCCCAGGCCGAACTGCTGCTGCCGCGCATTGCCCCGCACTACCCCGATTTTGACGTTCGCATTGAGCCCTGCCAGTCGCAGATTGGCAGCGGTTCGCTGCCGGTGGACAGGCTGCCGAGTGAAGCGCTCACGTTCACCCCGCGTGACGGGCGCGGCAGCCATCTTGACGCCCTGTCGTCGCGCTGGCGTGGCCTGCCTGCGCCGGTTATCGGGCGGATTTACGACGGCCGAATGTGGCTGGATCTGCGCTGCCTTGAAGATGAAGAGCGATTTCTGGAGATGTTGTTGAAATGA
- a CDS encoding HlyD family secretion protein — translation MDLLIILTYVAFAWAIFKIFRIPVNQWTLATATLGGVFIVAGLILLMNYNHPYTFTAQKAVISIPITPQVTGVVSEVTDKNNQLIKKGEVLFKLDPGRYQARVDRLQADLVTATHNIDNLKAQLAEAVANTTRVSAERDRLYKDYQRYLKGSQAKVNPFSESDIDNARQNYLAQDALVKGSVAEQVQIQSQLDSMVNGEQSQIASLRAQLAEAKYNLDQTVVRAPSNGYITQVLIRPGTYAAALPLRPVMVFIPEQKRQIVAQFRQNSLLRLKPGDEAEVVFNALPGQVFSGKLTAILPVVPGGTYQAQGALQSLTVTPGSDGVQAIIELNPNAEVDALPDGIFAQVAVYSDHFAHVSVMRKVLLRMTSWMHYLYLDH, via the coding sequence ATGGATCTGTTGATTATTTTGACCTACGTGGCATTTGCCTGGGCCATCTTTAAAATATTCCGAATTCCGGTCAACCAGTGGACGCTTGCCACCGCAACATTAGGCGGCGTATTTATTGTTGCCGGACTTATTCTGTTAATGAACTATAACCACCCGTATACCTTTACGGCGCAAAAAGCGGTTATTTCTATTCCAATCACGCCGCAGGTGACCGGTGTGGTCAGCGAAGTGACCGATAAAAATAATCAGCTCATTAAAAAAGGCGAAGTGTTATTTAAACTGGATCCTGGCCGCTACCAGGCACGCGTCGACAGACTTCAGGCCGACCTGGTAACCGCGACGCACAATATCGATAATCTGAAAGCGCAGCTGGCGGAAGCCGTTGCCAATACCACGCGCGTCTCCGCTGAACGCGATCGCCTCTATAAAGATTATCAGCGCTACCTGAAAGGCAGCCAGGCGAAGGTGAATCCGTTCTCTGAAAGCGATATCGACAACGCGCGGCAGAACTATCTCGCGCAGGATGCGCTGGTGAAAGGCTCCGTGGCTGAACAGGTGCAGATCCAAAGCCAGTTAGACAGCATGGTTAACGGTGAACAGTCGCAAATTGCCTCCTTACGCGCCCAGCTTGCCGAAGCCAAATACAATCTGGATCAAACCGTGGTGCGCGCGCCAAGCAATGGTTACATCACCCAGGTGCTGATCCGTCCGGGGACCTATGCCGCCGCGCTGCCTTTGCGCCCGGTGATGGTCTTTATTCCTGAACAGAAGCGTCAGATTGTGGCCCAGTTCCGTCAGAACTCGCTGCTGCGTCTGAAGCCGGGTGATGAAGCGGAAGTGGTGTTTAACGCGCTGCCGGGCCAGGTGTTCTCCGGGAAGCTTACCGCGATTCTGCCGGTGGTGCCGGGGGGGACCTATCAGGCGCAGGGCGCGCTGCAGTCGCTGACGGTCACTCCGGGTAGTGATGGTGTGCAGGCCATCATTGAGCTGAACCCCAATGCGGAGGTCGATGCGCTGCCAGACGGTATTTTTGCCCAGGTGGCGGTCTATTCGGACCACTTCGCCCACGTCTCGGTCATGCGTAAAGTGCTGCTCCGTATGACCAGCTGGATGCACTACCTCTACCTCGATCACTAA
- a CDS encoding MipA/OmpV family protein yields the protein MTIKYNLLIAATLFATSSAMAGDFSLGAGAVFNESPYKGYNENTTAVPLISYEGDRFYVRQTTGGWILWKDAKNEFSLTASWMPLHFDPDDNDDHQMKQLDERKASAFLGGAYYRHESWGSLKVAVSGDAMDESGGVIGEVSYFRPIRMERLTLTPSVGVFYSDESYNDYYYGVSGSESRRSGLDQYTAGDSWTPYVGLAAKYQLTQKLYLNASAVYTVLPDDVKNSPMIDRDDSFALMTGLTWRF from the coding sequence ATGACTATTAAATACAATTTACTCATCGCTGCCACGTTATTTGCAACATCCTCAGCAATGGCCGGTGACTTTTCACTTGGAGCGGGGGCTGTATTTAATGAGTCTCCTTACAAAGGCTATAACGAAAATACTACCGCAGTACCATTAATTAGCTATGAAGGCGATCGTTTCTATGTTCGTCAGACCACTGGCGGATGGATCCTGTGGAAAGACGCAAAAAATGAATTCAGTCTGACCGCGTCGTGGATGCCGCTGCATTTCGATCCTGATGACAACGACGACCATCAGATGAAGCAGCTGGATGAGCGTAAAGCGTCTGCCTTCCTCGGCGGCGCGTACTACCGTCATGAGAGCTGGGGTTCGCTAAAAGTGGCGGTCTCTGGTGATGCCATGGATGAAAGCGGTGGCGTGATCGGCGAGGTATCTTACTTCCGTCCAATCAGGATGGAGCGCCTGACCCTGACGCCTTCTGTTGGTGTGTTCTACAGCGACGAAAGCTATAACGACTACTACTATGGCGTATCCGGCAGCGAGTCTCGCCGCTCAGGACTGGATCAATACACCGCTGGTGACAGCTGGACGCCATACGTTGGGCTGGCGGCTAAATATCAGTTAACCCAGAAGCTGTACCTTAACGCCAGCGCGGTCTACACCGTGTTGCCTGACGACGTGAAGAACAGCCCGATGATTGACCGCGACGACAGCTTCGCGCTGATGACCGGCCTGACCTGGCGTTTCTGA
- a CDS encoding glycoside hydrolase family 127 protein translates to MSIMEANLHKLKINDPFLGQYQRLVREVVIPYQWDALNDRVTEAEPSHAITNFRIAAGLEQGEFYGMVFQDSDVAKWLEAVAWSLCQKPDVELEKTADEVIELVAAAQCEDGYLNTYFTVKAPGERWTNLAECHELYCAGHMIEAGVAYFQGTGKRLLLEVVCRLADHIDGVFGPGENQLHGYPGHPEIELALMRLYDITQEPRYLTLVKYFIEQRGVQPHFYDLEYEKRGRTSYWNTYGPAWMVKDKAYSQAHQPLAEQQTATGHAVRFVYLMAGMAHLARLSHDEGKRQDCLRLWKNMAQRQLYITGGIGAQSSGEAFSSDYDLPNDTVYAESCASIGLMMFARRMLEMEADGHYADVMERALYNTVLGGMALDGKHFFYVNPLEVHPKTLAFNHIYDHVKPVRQRWFGCACCPPNIARVLTSLGHYIYTVRQDALFINLYVGNDVAIPVGDETLALRISGNYPWHEQVKIDITSPVPVTHTLALRLPDWCAAPDVSLNGEAVTGEISRGYLYLTRSWQEGDVITLRLPMPVRRVYGNPQVRQQAGKVALQRGPLIYCLEEADNGANLHHLSLPENSEFRVFEGKGIFAHKMLIQAEGIGCQVKDTDALWQYDRSPVQRQPRTLTFIPWFSWANRGEGEMRIWVDEG, encoded by the coding sequence ATGTCCATAATGGAAGCCAATCTGCATAAACTGAAAATTAACGACCCGTTTCTCGGGCAGTATCAACGTCTGGTACGTGAGGTGGTGATCCCCTACCAGTGGGATGCGCTAAACGACCGCGTGACGGAAGCCGAACCCAGCCACGCCATCACCAACTTCCGCATTGCGGCGGGTCTGGAACAGGGTGAATTCTACGGCATGGTATTTCAGGACAGCGACGTGGCGAAATGGCTGGAAGCCGTGGCGTGGTCGCTGTGCCAGAAGCCTGATGTTGAACTGGAGAAAACCGCCGACGAGGTGATTGAGCTGGTCGCGGCGGCGCAGTGTGAAGATGGCTATCTCAACACGTACTTCACGGTAAAGGCACCGGGCGAACGCTGGACGAATCTGGCCGAGTGTCACGAGCTGTACTGTGCCGGACATATGATAGAAGCGGGCGTAGCGTATTTTCAGGGCACCGGAAAACGCCTTCTGCTGGAGGTGGTGTGCAGGCTGGCAGACCATATCGACGGCGTGTTTGGCCCCGGCGAGAACCAGCTACACGGTTATCCGGGCCATCCGGAAATCGAGCTGGCGCTGATGCGGCTTTACGACATCACGCAGGAGCCCCGCTATCTCACTCTGGTGAAATATTTCATCGAGCAACGCGGCGTTCAGCCTCACTTCTACGATCTCGAATACGAGAAGCGCGGCAGAACGTCGTACTGGAACACCTATGGCCCGGCCTGGATGGTCAAAGACAAAGCCTACAGCCAGGCGCATCAGCCGCTTGCTGAACAACAAACGGCCACTGGACACGCGGTGCGTTTTGTCTATCTGATGGCGGGCATGGCGCATCTGGCGCGCCTGAGTCATGACGAGGGTAAACGTCAGGACTGCCTGCGGCTGTGGAAAAATATGGCGCAGCGCCAGCTGTACATTACCGGCGGGATTGGGGCGCAAAGCAGCGGCGAGGCGTTCAGCAGCGATTACGATCTGCCCAACGATACGGTCTATGCCGAAAGCTGCGCCTCCATCGGCCTGATGATGTTTGCCCGCCGTATGCTGGAGATGGAGGCCGACGGCCACTACGCCGACGTGATGGAGCGCGCGCTATACAACACGGTACTGGGCGGAATGGCGCTGGACGGAAAACATTTCTTCTATGTGAACCCGCTGGAAGTCCATCCGAAAACCCTGGCGTTCAACCATATCTACGATCACGTGAAGCCCGTCCGCCAGCGCTGGTTTGGCTGCGCCTGCTGCCCGCCGAATATCGCCCGCGTGCTGACGTCGCTGGGGCACTACATTTATACCGTTCGCCAGGATGCGCTTTTTATTAACCTTTACGTGGGCAACGATGTCGCCATACCGGTTGGCGACGAAACCCTGGCGCTGCGAATTAGCGGTAACTATCCGTGGCATGAACAGGTAAAAATCGACATTACCTCGCCTGTTCCCGTCACGCATACGCTAGCCCTGAGGCTGCCAGACTGGTGTGCCGCGCCTGACGTTTCATTGAATGGAGAAGCGGTAACGGGCGAGATCTCCCGTGGATACCTTTATCTCACCCGCAGCTGGCAGGAGGGTGACGTCATTACGCTAAGGTTACCTATGCCGGTTCGCCGTGTGTATGGCAACCCACAGGTCCGCCAGCAGGCGGGGAAAGTCGCCCTGCAGCGCGGACCTCTGATTTATTGCCTGGAAGAGGCCGATAACGGCGCCAATCTGCATCACCTTTCTCTGCCTGAAAACAGCGAGTTCAGGGTCTTTGAAGGGAAAGGGATTTTCGCGCACAAGATGCTAATACAGGCAGAGGGGATTGGGTGTCAGGTGAAGGACACGGATGCGCTGTGGCAGTACGATCGCTCGCCGGTACAACGTCAGCCCCGCACGCTGACCTTTATTCCCTGGTTTAGCTGGGCTAACCGGGGAGAAGGAGAAATGAGGATCTGGGTGGATGAAGGCTGA